In Deltaproteobacteria bacterium, the sequence CGACACTATGGATCCTCGTGATTTTTCCGTTTTCAGCGGCGGCTTTCACGGTGCAGTCGCCCCACGCTGCGATGCCCAATAGCGATTGGCAGGTGGCGCGACCTTCTTTTGCGGGTTGGATATTAGTGTCACCCGCGCTAACCGGACCTTTTGTAACCGTCACCAAGCCGGTTGCGGGGCTATTTGCCATCGCGCAACCAAGGCCCGTGGCGACGATAAACGCAAAGGTGAAAACGAGAGCAAAAAACGTGGTCCGATTGTGCATCGTTGGCCCCTTCTCTTGGTTGGATTGCAGGAAATCGGAGAGCCTGTCCCATTCTCCGTGGAAAGTGGAACGACGGTTTCGTTGAGCATCGTTACGCCACAGCCTCTTTCCGGTCAAGCTCCGAGCCCGCTTTGAGGGCGGCCTGAAACATCCACAGATCCTTGTACCCCATCACCTTGCCCAAGCGCTTCTCGTGCTCCAGCAGCGCCGTCGCGCACCATCGAAGCGTCATCGCCGGGTCGCGCCATCGGCGGTCCTCCTTGGAAAAGGTCGTCCGGGTGTCGCAACCCAGACGGTAGGCTCGACTTGCGCGAAATTTCACCCGCGTGGTTGCTCAGTGGTTGCTCAAAAAAAACGGGCTAGACGCGAATGCATCTAACCCGTTGAATTTGTTGTGGTTGGGGAGGGAGTTGAACCCCCGACACAGGGATTTTCAGTCCCTTGCTCTACCGACTGAGCTACCCAACCGTGTCGGTTTTGCGGCGCACACGTTTGCCGCAAAGCCCCGCTTTTGTCAATCCGCTCGCGCTTTTTTACGAGGGGATCGCGGGGACACGCATCGCGTTGCGCTACGTGTCCCCGACCTGCCGGAAATCAGCCGCCGACGCGGTCGCGCAGCGCCTTGAGCACGCTCTTGAGGCTCTGATTCGTCAGGAAATTCTGAATGATCTTGGGCACCGACATGCCGGTGTCCACATCGATGACGTAGGCGACGATCGTGCCTTCGCCGTGTGGTTTGAAGACCCACGCGCCCACCGAATCCGACACGTTCTTCTTCGGCTTCGCGTCGTCGAGCCGCCACTGGATCGTGCCGTCGGAATTGACCTTGTGGATCGTCGTGTACTGGATCTCGTTGCCCATGATCGAGAGCATGAACTCGACATCGACGCGCTCGGCGGTCTTGTTCGTGACCTTCGTCGTTTTCACGTTGGGCATCCAGCTCGGGTAGGTGCCGAAGTCGTGGACCGCCGCCTGGATCTTGTCGGGTTTGGCCTTGATGTAAACGAAGCCGATGCCCCGGCCCTTGTCGCCCTTCGCGGCGTCGCTCGACAGGACCGTGTCCTTGATGATGTCGCCGTCCTCGAGCTTCTTGACGTTCTCGGGCGTCAGATACTTGTCCAGGCTCGGCACGGGCACGAAGTCCGCCGCCGCCCACGCCATCTGCGCCACGATCCCCGCCGTTCCCACCGCGACCAGCGCCGCGATGATCGCCGTCCCCAACCTCGTCTTCATGCGCCCACTCCTTCAGGTGATGGGAAGAGCCACGGGATTAGCACGCCCGCCGACGAATTGTCCACGTCGCCGCGCCTTGCCTCACGCGGTTCAGAACGTGTACCGGAAGGTCGTGTACCCGTAGTCGTTGTGGTCGAACTCTCCGAAGCGCGTGTCGTGCTCCCCGGCGAACAGCTGCGCCCCGACCTCGCCCGAGAAATCCGCCGTGAACTTGTAACGCACGTACGGCTTCATCATCCGGTCGTTGTGCCACACGTTGTATGCGCCATCCGCGCTGATCTCCAGGTCGTCGTCCCGCCAGCGCGTCTGCACCTTCAGCGTCAACATGCCCTCGTTTTTCGGGTCGAGCAGGGCGTCGTCGTGGTCGAGGATTTGTGTGTGCGTGTATTGGAGATTGATGTAGAGCTCGGTGCCGCTGCGCCAGTCCACGCCGGCCGCGCCGGACCAGCTCGGTTTGCGCGACCGCCACTCGGCGTCGAGAATGATTGGGGCGACCACGTTCATCGGCGGCAGGTCCGACGGGTCGGCCAGCGCCGGGTCGAGCTCGTGCATCCACCATCGCGGCGTCGAGTACGCGGCTTCGGTACGGAACGCGAACTTGTCGATCGTGAACGCCGCGCTGCCGCCGTACGCCTGATATCGCTGAAATTCCTCGCGCATCACGAGCACGCTTTCGCCGGCGAGGTAGAGTTCGGGGTCGATGGAGAGGCGAACGTCATAGGTCGGCAGGGGGTCGAATCCATCGAAGGCGACGGCCTCGAGGTCGAATCGTCCAACTGACCCCGCCAGTCGCGCCGCGCCCTGCACGTTGTCGGCCTTGGGTTCCGGAAAATTCCCGCGCTGAAGGGTGACGAGATCGGGCATGGCGGCGGCGATGTCGTATTGCAGCGCGAGCTGCCACGGCAGCCAGTCGCTCGCCGGATCGGGCAGCAGGGCCGGCGTGAAGATGGGGATCGCCACGCCCTGCAGCGACCACGCGTCGTAGCTGAGGGTCGCCGAAGCCATGGGTACGCCGATCTTGCGCTGCGGCTTGTCGAAGGTGATGAACCAGCGGTAGTCCTCGGGATTGATGAGATCGGTGGGGTTGAATTCGTCCGCCTTGCCCCACGCGAAGATCTTCTTGCCGATCTCCATCGAAAAGTGCGGCGTGTACCAGCCGCCGTACGCCTCGCGCAGGCGGCTTTCCAGACCGTTGTCGAACTCGATCGAGGTCGGATCGAAACGCAGGTCCGCGTTGACGAAAAGCCGGCCCGTGCCGTCGTCGTTTGCCGCACGACCGACGAGATCGATCCCGGTCATCATGAGCGTGAAGTCGCTCGCGTCGGACGCGTCGTCAGGGCGCTTCGACTCGAGAATCCGCAGGCGCGCCTGCTGCCAGACCGAACCGGAGACCGTCGGCTCGGCGAATGCCGGGGTCGCGACGACGAACGACGCGCAGATGACCAGAGCGAATGCGATCGCCGCCGGAGATCGTCGCCGATATTCGAGAGAGGTAATCATGTCAGAACCGTTTCTTCCCGGCTGCAATTGCCGCGCAGGGAGCCGTGACCTCATGTGGCACAGCCGCCCCCGGCTGTGCACTTTTCGGGCGGGCTCAGCCGGGGGCGGCTGTGCCACATGTGCATCGAGGGGTCGGGCACAGGCGAGGGCGCCCGTGCCACATGAACCGCCCGGCTAGTAGCGTTCCAGCGACTGCGTGGTGAAGGTGGTGTCGGGAATGTCCTTGTCGTACTCCACCGCGGTCAGCTCGAGCAGCGTCTTCGTCTTTTTGTCGGGCGTCTGCACCTCGAGCGTCTTGATCGTCCACCACTCGCCGACCTTCTCCACGACCGTCGCGTGGATGGTCTTGATGAGTTTTCCGCTCTTGTCGTACAGCTCGGCTTTGCGCCCGGCGAAGTTCTGCTTGTCGATGTAGAACACGCTCCGCGCGTAGGCCGTGCTGATGCCGGCCTTGGGCTTGGATTCGACGACCCAGCACGGAAATCCGTCGACGTCTTCTTCCTTCAGGATCGCGTGCTCGTAGTCCTCGGCGGAGATCGTGCCCATGTCCTCGACGAACAGGTCGGAGCCCATGAACTGGTCCGACTTGTCCGCGGCGGCGAGCTGGCGGACGCTCTTGCGCGACGGCAGGAAGAGCCACTGCTGGTCGTCCGCGCCCTGCTTTTCGAACGTCAGCAGGCCCGTGCCGTTCGCATCGGACGGTTCGGAGAAGCGGATCATCTTTTTCGACCCACCCGCGAAATCCTTCTCCAGCACCTTGAAGGCATAGGTGCGGCTCTTACCGCGCTCGTTGATGACGCTCATCTTGTACGAGGCGACGCGGGTCTTGGACTTTTCGAGGTTGATGCTCTTCTTGGCGATCTCGAACGCGGACATTTCGGCGAGGGCGGCGCTCGCGAGCGACACACCGAGGACGACGACGAGCAGGAAAACCGGGAATCGGAATTTCATCGGAGACCTCCGTTGCGAAACATCAAGTCCATTGCGAAACATCAAGTCCATTGCGAAACATCAAGTCCATTGCGAAACATCATGTCCGTTGCGAAACATCGATCGGATCACTTGGAAACCCTCGCGGCGTCGGGCCGGGAAATTTCGTCGGCGTCTTCGGACTCGAACTCGGCCTTGCGCACAAAACGAGGCTTGATCGTGACCAGCAGCGTCGGCAGCACGATCAGGGCGGCGAAGCTGGCGGTGAACATGGCGACGCCGGTGAGCAGGCCGAGCCGCTTGATCGGCGTGAAGTTGGACGCGAGCAACACGAAGTAGCCGAACGCCACGGCCGTCGCGTTGAAGATGATCGCCTTGGCGGTGGTCAAATGCGTTCGACGCACCGCGACCTCGGCGTTTTTCGACGCGCGGATCTCGATCAGGAACCGGTTGATGAAATGGATCGCGTAGTCGATGCCGCATCCGATGGCGACGGCCGAGGCGATCGACGTGCCGATGTCGAGGGGAATTCCCAGAAGCGCCATGGTCGCGAAGTTGATGAGCACGGCGATGACCGTCGGAAGAACGGACAGCAGGCCGCCGACGAAGCTGCGAAAGATGATGGTCGCGAGGATCCAGACGGCGAGCAGCGAAAAGGCGAGGGATCGGATCTGCGAGATCACGATCATTCGATCGACGATCATGCGCAGGTTGTTCATCCCGGAAAAATAGTATCGCTCGCTCACCGAGAACGACGACGGCGGCAGGAATCCGAAGATCTCCGCGACACGCTGGACCGGGGTGAGGCGGCGCTCCTTCGTCACGTACATTTCGGGCCAGTCGTCGCGGATCCAATGATCGACGTCGGTCTTCAGACGGAACATCGCGGCCGTCTGGCCGTCGCGCGTCTTGAAGGCGACGCGCGCGCGGCGGAATTCGAAGTCCGTCAGCGACTCCAGCGAGTCGCTCTTTTGCGAGAAGAGAAACAGACAGTCGGCGACGGCCTGCTGGGTTTCCGGGATTCGGTACTCGGCCGGGTTGTCGTACTCCAGGGCCATGTTCATTTTCTTGATGTAGTCGATCATGGAAATGGCGCTGCCGACATCGGGATGCGTCTCGGAGACGTGAGCGACCAGCGCCTCGAGCTTTCTCAGGTTCTCGGGATTCTTCCAGTAGTCGTCGGCGCCGCCGTCGAGCACGAGCGAGAAGACGTTGGTGCCGCCGAAATGCTCGTTCAGGAAGTCGTCGGACATACGGATCGGGCTGTCGGACGGGAAATACTTCACGACGTTGCTCGTGACCTCGATCCGATTCGCGAGGGCTACCCCGGCGACGACGATGACGATGATCCCCGCGCCGACCGCGCCGCGGTGGTGAAGCGTCATATCGGACAGGCGGCCGAGCAACCGGTCGAAGAGCGTGGGCGTCGCCGTGGACGGCACCTCGGAAACGGCCGAGGCTTCGGGTTCTACGTTCGTGCGCTTCATCAGGCGGATGACGGCGGGGATGAACGTGAGGGCAATGAAGAGCGAAGCAAAGGTGCCGAACGCCGCGAAGAATCCGAAATCGCGGATCGGAATCACGGTCGTCGTGGTGAGGGACATGAATCCGCCGACGGTCGTGAGGCCGGCCATGACGACCGCCATGCCGACGTGCGTGATCGTCCGGCGGATGCTGTCTTCGTGCGATCGACCGCCGCGCCGCGTTTCCAGATAGTGATGAATCACGTGGATCGCGTAGGCGCTCCCGACCGCGATGATGAGCGTGGGCAGCGAACTGGTGATCAGCGAAAGCGGCTTGCCCACGAGGGCGACGAACCCGACCGTCCAGATGGTCGCGATGAGCACGTTGAGGATGGGGAGCACGACGCCCATCGCCTTGCGAAAGCTGAGGATCAGCACGACGAGGATGACGAGCAGGACGAAGGGGATGAGGAGCCGGAGATCGCCGAGGAGGTAGCGGCCGATCCAAACGTTGACGAGCGGGAGTCCGCCCGCGGCGAATGCGATGCCGTCGTCGGTCCGATCGATCTCGGCGATGTGGGCGTCGAGAATGCGCTGAAGTTCCTCTTCATATTTGATGGAGATGCCGGTCGGGAGAAACACGACGACCATCGTCGAGGTCAGATCCGGACTGACGACGTTGTTGGCGTACATCGACCACGATCGGATCTTCTCGCGGGCGGCGTCCGCTTCTTCGGTCGTTGTCGGAACAGTTTCCCACAGGTCCTCGATCGCCAGTTGATGCGGGGTCTGGCCGTCGAGTCCGGGGGGCAGGGCGCGGTCGCCGATGGTCTTCATGGTGGCGAGGCTGACCACGTCGTCGAGCGCCCAGGTGCCTGGCTCGTTGCACTGCCAGACTTTCACGTAGCCATCGAGGTCTTCCGGAATGGGCTGGGCGTCGAGTGCCGCGAGCTGCTCCGGCGTGCAGACGCGCGTCATGCGCTCGCGTCCCGTCGGCGCGGGTGTCGCCTCCTCGGCCTTCACCCACGCCCAGCGTTCGCGCGCGTCCTGGATCTCGACCGTCTTCAACCAATCCGTCAGTTCCTGGACGATC encodes:
- a CDS encoding protein trl, with translation MHNRTTFFALVFTFAFIVATGLGCAMANSPATGLVTVTKGPVSAGDTNIQPAKEGRATCQSLLGIAAWGDCTVKAAAENGKITRIHSVDQDSVIVLYIYAKYETVVRGE
- a CDS encoding SRPBCC family protein, translating into MKTRLGTAIIAALVAVGTAGIVAQMAWAAADFVPVPSLDKYLTPENVKKLEDGDIIKDTVLSSDAAKGDKGRGIGFVYIKAKPDKIQAAVHDFGTYPSWMPNVKTTKVTNKTAERVDVEFMLSIMGNEIQYTTIHKVNSDGTIQWRLDDAKPKKNVSDSVGAWVFKPHGEGTIVAYVIDVDTGMSVPKIIQNFLTNQSLKSVLKALRDRVGG
- a CDS encoding outer membrane lipoprotein-sorting protein; amino-acid sequence: MKFRFPVFLLVVVLGVSLASAALAEMSAFEIAKKSINLEKSKTRVASYKMSVINERGKSRTYAFKVLEKDFAGGSKKMIRFSEPSDANGTGLLTFEKQGADDQQWLFLPSRKSVRQLAAADKSDQFMGSDLFVEDMGTISAEDYEHAILKEEDVDGFPCWVVESKPKAGISTAYARSVFYIDKQNFAGRKAELYDKSGKLIKTIHATVVEKVGEWWTIKTLEVQTPDKKTKTLLELTAVEYDKDIPDTTFTTQSLERY
- a CDS encoding RND family transporter; the protein is MKFLALFVTSRPRLVIAATLLITAFFGWQLRTLTIDNEVKNFLPDEQEDKQNYMRMDELFKGEIVAFVGLSVEPGGPFRDVFDPKVLAIVQELTDWLKTVEIQDARERWAWVKAEEATPAPTGRERMTRVCTPEQLAALDAQPIPEDLDGYVKVWQCNEPGTWALDDVVSLATMKTIGDRALPPGLDGQTPHQLAIEDLWETVPTTTEEADAAREKIRSWSMYANNVVSPDLTSTMVVVFLPTGISIKYEEELQRILDAHIAEIDRTDDGIAFAAGGLPLVNVWIGRYLLGDLRLLIPFVLLVILVVLILSFRKAMGVVLPILNVLIATIWTVGFVALVGKPLSLITSSLPTLIIAVGSAYAIHVIHHYLETRRGGRSHEDSIRRTITHVGMAVVMAGLTTVGGFMSLTTTTVIPIRDFGFFAAFGTFASLFIALTFIPAVIRLMKRTNVEPEASAVSEVPSTATPTLFDRLLGRLSDMTLHHRGAVGAGIIVIVVAGVALANRIEVTSNVVKYFPSDSPIRMSDDFLNEHFGGTNVFSLVLDGGADDYWKNPENLRKLEALVAHVSETHPDVGSAISMIDYIKKMNMALEYDNPAEYRIPETQQAVADCLFLFSQKSDSLESLTDFEFRRARVAFKTRDGQTAAMFRLKTDVDHWIRDDWPEMYVTKERRLTPVQRVAEIFGFLPPSSFSVSERYYFSGMNNLRMIVDRMIVISQIRSLAFSLLAVWILATIIFRSFVGGLLSVLPTVIAVLINFATMALLGIPLDIGTSIASAVAIGCGIDYAIHFINRFLIEIRASKNAEVAVRRTHLTTAKAIIFNATAVAFGYFVLLASNFTPIKRLGLLTGVAMFTASFAALIVLPTLLVTIKPRFVRKAEFESEDADEISRPDAARVSK